The proteins below are encoded in one region of Flavobacterium nackdongense:
- the rplM gene encoding 50S ribosomal protein L13, producing the protein MNALSYKTVSTSKATASKEWIVVDADGHNLGRLATKVAMILRGKYKPSYTPHVDCGDNVIVINSEKINLTGNKLSEKTYVRHTGYPGGQRTLTAKVLQAKNPALLVEKAVKGMLPKNKLGAELFRNLNVVVGPEHKQGAQKPRTVNLNDLK; encoded by the coding sequence GTGAACGCATTAAGCTACAAAACAGTATCGACAAGCAAAGCAACCGCATCTAAAGAATGGATCGTGGTAGACGCTGACGGTCATAACTTAGGTCGTCTTGCAACTAAGGTCGCTATGATTCTTAGAGGTAAGTACAAGCCAAGTTATACCCCACACGTGGACTGTGGAGATAACGTAATTGTTATCAACTCAGAAAAAATCAACCTTACAGGTAACAAACTAAGTGAAAAAACTTATGTTCGTCACACTGGTTACCCTGGAGGACAAAGAACTTTAACTGCTAAAGTATTACAGGCAAAAAATCCTGCATTGTTAGTAGAAAAAGCAGTAAAAGGAATGTTACCTAAAAACAAATTAGGAGCAGAACTTTTCAGAAATTTAAATGTTGTTGTAGGACCAGAGCACAAACAAGGCGCTCAAAAACCTAGAACTGTTAACCTAAACGATCTTAAGTAA
- a CDS encoding glutamate racemase: MKFSKIFFCHLLATYLGIHFGFPQNTPIVTTILSDETSFYYTDFKKYPALQPNMPIGVFDSGTGGLTVLNAIVTLDSYNNTSHQKGGDGIPDFAAEDFIYLADQANMPYGNYAAMNKTDLLKEHIIKDAQFLLGNKYYNNNELFTNKKQIKVLVVACNTATAYGLTDMEQFLDKTQTKVKVIGVINAGVKGALATFKKSESGSIGVFATAGTVASNGYTNALKKLIESEKYQGKIQFFTQGGVGLAEAVDEDLNYIDKKATQPRDLYKGPSLEQNNLSINKTLLKIYGFDFSDFKMLCDAKHTDQCTIMQINSPENYVRYHLVSLLEKMKATPDALPLKTLILGCTHYPFLTNEIQKVLVELRKVKVDGKYRYRKLLSKNVQLIDPSVFTAQEVYNYLRREKLLSELDKKMQADFYISIPNLRNIQVVTEDNGKRFTYDYKYGRNAGSNQEFIQTVPFSKANIPLETSLRLEKQIPKIYELLLFSNQNQLLSPADKW; this comes from the coding sequence ATGAAATTTTCTAAAATCTTTTTTTGCCATTTGCTTGCTACCTATTTAGGAATCCATTTTGGCTTTCCCCAAAATACGCCCATCGTTACCACTATTTTATCGGATGAGACTAGCTTTTATTATACTGATTTCAAAAAATACCCGGCTTTGCAGCCTAATATGCCCATTGGAGTTTTTGATTCGGGGACTGGTGGACTGACGGTTTTGAATGCTATTGTAACTTTAGACAGCTATAATAATACATCGCATCAAAAAGGGGGCGATGGAATTCCTGATTTTGCTGCTGAAGATTTTATTTATCTGGCCGACCAAGCCAATATGCCTTACGGTAATTATGCGGCAATGAACAAAACCGATTTGCTGAAGGAACATATTATTAAGGACGCTCAATTTTTATTGGGAAACAAATACTATAACAATAATGAGTTGTTTACCAATAAAAAACAAATCAAGGTTTTGGTCGTCGCTTGCAATACGGCAACCGCTTACGGATTGACCGATATGGAGCAATTTTTAGACAAAACGCAAACCAAAGTAAAAGTTATTGGTGTAATAAATGCCGGTGTCAAAGGCGCATTGGCTACCTTCAAAAAATCCGAAAGCGGAAGCATTGGCGTTTTTGCAACTGCCGGAACTGTAGCTTCGAATGGATATACAAATGCATTGAAAAAATTAATCGAATCCGAAAAATACCAGGGAAAAATTCAATTTTTCACCCAAGGCGGTGTGGGTCTTGCCGAAGCTGTGGATGAAGACCTGAATTATATCGACAAAAAAGCAACCCAGCCCAGAGACCTATATAAAGGACCAAGTTTGGAACAAAATAATTTGAGTATCAATAAAACACTTTTGAAAATTTACGGTTTTGATTTTTCTGATTTTAAAATGCTCTGCGACGCTAAGCATACGGACCAATGTACCATAATGCAAATTAACTCGCCCGAAAACTATGTCCGATATCACCTCGTTTCTTTACTCGAAAAAATGAAAGCCACTCCCGATGCGCTTCCGCTGAAGACACTAATTTTAGGCTGTACACATTATCCATTTTTGACAAATGAAATTCAAAAAGTTTTAGTTGAACTGCGGAAAGTCAAAGTTGATGGTAAATATAGGTATCGCAAACTTCTTTCTAAAAATGTACAATTGATTGATCCGTCCGTTTTTACCGCACAAGAAGTCTATAATTATCTGCGTCGCGAAAAATTGCTAAGCGAATTGGATAAAAAAATGCAAGCAGATTTTTATATTAGCATTCCTAATTTGAGGAATATTCAGGTGGTGACCGAGGATAATGGTAAACGATTTACGTATGATTATAAATACGGAAGAAACGCTGGTTCTAATCAAGAATTTATCCAAACGGTTCCGTTTTCTAAAGCCAATATTCCGCTGGAAACTAGCCTTCGATTGGAGAAACAAATTCCAAAAATTTATGAACTCTTGCTCTTTTCCAATCAAAATCAATTGCTCTCGCCAGCAGATAAATGGTGA
- a CDS encoding LacI family DNA-binding transcriptional regulator, which produces MKAKATLKQIAKELNVSVSTVSKALNDSPEISEQTKTRIKEYAKLKNYKPNVIGLNLKNRSTKTIGVIIPNILDSFFAKVFSGIEKIADQMGYNVIMCISNESLKKEANTLNMLSNGTIDGFILSISEEAQKLQEYSHFQEIINEGTPILMFDRIAEDIICDKVIVDDFDSALNATQHLINTGCKNIALFSSIDNLSVGKLRVEGYLQALKNNNIPVNPNLIVRTDSEDDLKSKIGAVLDNNTVDGIFALAENDSVASLRIGLKKGYKVPEELSIIGFADGILASRRLSPSLSTLSQYGVEIGEEAARRMIKRLESKDENLPYETFVIKTQLRERESTKKL; this is translated from the coding sequence ATGAAAGCTAAAGCCACTTTAAAACAAATCGCTAAAGAACTTAATGTTTCTGTTTCAACGGTTTCCAAAGCATTAAATGATAGTCCTGAAATTAGTGAACAAACCAAAACTCGCATCAAAGAATACGCCAAGCTTAAAAATTACAAACCCAATGTAATTGGTCTGAATCTTAAAAACAGATCGACAAAAACTATAGGTGTGATTATTCCTAATATTTTGGATTCATTTTTTGCAAAAGTATTCAGCGGAATCGAAAAAATTGCAGACCAAATGGGATATAATGTTATTATGTGCATCTCGAACGAATCGCTTAAAAAAGAAGCAAACACCCTTAATATGTTGAGCAATGGAACCATAGATGGTTTTATTTTGTCGATTTCTGAAGAAGCTCAAAAATTACAAGAGTACAGTCATTTTCAGGAAATTATTAACGAAGGAACTCCAATTTTGATGTTCGACCGTATTGCCGAAGATATTATTTGTGACAAAGTGATTGTTGATGATTTTGATTCGGCCTTGAATGCCACCCAACACCTTATTAATACAGGTTGTAAAAATATTGCGTTGTTTTCTTCAATCGACAATTTAAGTGTTGGAAAACTCAGAGTCGAAGGGTATCTGCAAGCTTTGAAAAACAACAACATTCCGGTAAATCCTAATTTGATTGTTCGCACCGATTCTGAAGATGATTTAAAAAGTAAAATAGGAGCTGTGCTCGATAACAATACTGTCGATGGAATATTCGCTCTGGCCGAAAACGATTCGGTTGCCTCTTTGAGAATTGGACTTAAAAAAGGGTATAAAGTTCCCGAAGAGTTATCGATTATTGGTTTTGCCGATGGCATTCTTGCTTCCCGAAGATTGTCTCCAAGTTTGTCAACCTTGAGTCAATATGGTGTCGAAATAGGGGAAGAAGCCGCCCGAAGAATGATCAAAAGATTAGAATCGAAGGACGAGAATTTGCCCTATGAAACTTTTGTAATCAAAACGCAACTCAGAGAGCGGGAATCAACCAAGAAATTGTAG
- a CDS encoding glycosyltransferase, translated as MNFTTANKTILIAPLNWGLGHATRCIPIIKALQENNYIPIIASDGVALELLKKEFPYVQTLKLPSYQIEYAKNGKNFKWKLLKNVPEMVKAVWKEEKKVRKWIKKYDIDGIISDNRLGVFSKKIPSVYLTHQLNVMTGNTTWFTSILHQHIIKKHNECWVPDVEGPKNLTGKLGHIEHPNFNLKYIGPLSRMHKKEVPKLYDLMIILSGPEPQRSLLEEKLKEEIVKYKGNAIFIKGIVEKEQKKEQIDNVTYYNFMNSRQLEQTFNESETVLCRSGYTTIMDLTQLGKKAFFIPTPGQYEQEYLAKKLKEEGLVPYAKQDLFCIENLNEIDNYQGLTQFENRINWTALFQVFET; from the coding sequence ATGAATTTCACTACTGCCAATAAAACTATTTTGATAGCTCCGTTAAACTGGGGATTAGGACATGCAACGCGTTGTATTCCAATTATAAAAGCATTACAAGAAAATAATTATATCCCAATTATCGCTTCGGATGGGGTTGCGCTCGAATTATTGAAAAAAGAATTTCCGTACGTACAAACGCTCAAATTACCTTCCTATCAAATTGAATATGCCAAGAACGGAAAAAATTTTAAATGGAAATTATTGAAAAACGTTCCGGAAATGGTCAAAGCCGTGTGGAAAGAGGAAAAAAAGGTTCGGAAATGGATTAAGAAATATGATATCGACGGCATTATCTCCGATAACAGATTGGGCGTATTCAGTAAAAAAATACCTTCGGTTTATCTTACACACCAATTGAATGTGATGACGGGGAATACGACTTGGTTTACTAGTATTTTGCATCAGCATATTATCAAAAAACATAATGAATGCTGGGTTCCGGATGTAGAAGGACCAAAAAATTTAACTGGCAAATTAGGCCACATCGAACATCCTAATTTCAATTTGAAATACATTGGCCCTTTGAGCCGAATGCACAAAAAAGAAGTACCAAAACTATACGATTTGATGATTATCCTTTCGGGGCCTGAACCTCAGCGCAGTCTATTGGAAGAAAAGCTGAAAGAGGAAATTGTAAAATACAAAGGAAACGCGATTTTCATTAAAGGCATAGTCGAAAAGGAGCAAAAAAAAGAGCAAATAGACAATGTAACCTATTATAACTTTATGAATAGCAGACAATTGGAACAAACTTTTAACGAAAGTGAAACCGTGCTCTGCAGATCGGGTTATACCACAATTATGGACTTGACACAGCTCGGCAAAAAAGCCTTTTTTATTCCAACTCCAGGACAATACGAGCAAGAATATTTGGCCAAAAAACTAAAAGAAGAAGGCCTTGTTCCTTATGCGAAACAAGACCTTTTCTGTATTGAAAATCTGAATGAAATAGACAATTATCAAGGATTGACTCAGTTTGAAAACAGGATCAATTGGACTGCATTATTTCAGGTTTTTGAAACCTAA
- a CDS encoding aspartate kinase, whose amino-acid sequence MRVFKFGGASVKDAAGIKNVYDVLQKVGYEDVLLVVSAMGKTTNALEEVIKNYFEKSEELNASVQEVKKYHNQILLDLFEDEKNEVFAGVNKLFSELEYFLAHNKSPNYNFVYDQIVSYGELISTTILSHFMNFMGIKTQWLDVRNFIKTNSNYRDAEVDWELTQKNIAKNVKKKMLNITQGFLGSDENNFTTTLGREGSDYTAGIFAYCLNAESVTIWKDVPGVMNADPRYFENASLLNHISYREAIEMAFYGATVIHPKTLQPLQKKEIPLYVKSFINPMLAGTCVSKGSDSEWQIPSFIVKRNQLLISLSSIDFSFIMEENISEIFALFHQFKLKVNLIQNSAISFSVCVEDKFGNFKDLNPILAKKFKVDFDENVTLYTIRHFNEKAAQTVEQNKTVLLKQVSRETMQIVTKEN is encoded by the coding sequence ATGAGAGTATTCAAATTTGGTGGAGCATCAGTAAAAGATGCCGCAGGAATAAAAAACGTTTACGACGTTTTACAAAAAGTAGGTTACGAAGATGTGTTGTTGGTAGTCTCGGCAATGGGAAAAACAACAAACGCTCTGGAAGAAGTAATAAAAAACTATTTTGAAAAATCGGAAGAGTTAAACGCCTCCGTTCAAGAAGTAAAAAAATACCACAATCAAATTTTGTTGGATTTATTCGAGGATGAAAAAAATGAAGTTTTTGCTGGTGTAAATAAGCTGTTTTCTGAATTAGAATATTTTTTGGCTCACAACAAATCGCCGAATTACAATTTTGTTTATGACCAAATTGTAAGTTATGGTGAATTGATTTCGACCACAATTTTGAGTCATTTTATGAATTTTATGGGCATCAAAACCCAATGGCTTGATGTGCGCAATTTCATCAAAACCAATTCGAATTACAGAGATGCCGAAGTTGATTGGGAATTGACTCAGAAAAACATTGCCAAAAATGTAAAGAAAAAAATGCTCAACATTACGCAAGGATTTTTGGGTTCTGACGAAAACAATTTCACTACAACACTAGGTCGTGAAGGCTCCGATTATACTGCCGGAATATTTGCGTATTGCCTCAATGCCGAAAGTGTTACCATTTGGAAAGACGTTCCGGGAGTGATGAATGCCGACCCAAGATATTTTGAAAATGCGAGCTTACTAAACCATATCTCCTATCGTGAAGCAATTGAAATGGCATTCTACGGAGCGACGGTTATTCACCCAAAAACGTTGCAACCGCTACAGAAAAAGGAAATTCCTTTGTATGTAAAATCATTTATAAATCCTATGCTGGCGGGAACTTGTGTTTCAAAAGGCTCTGATTCGGAATGGCAAATCCCTAGTTTTATTGTCAAAAGAAACCAGCTTTTGATTTCGCTTTCATCGATCGATTTCTCTTTTATTATGGAAGAAAACATCAGCGAAATCTTTGCTTTGTTTCACCAATTCAAATTGAAAGTCAATTTAATTCAGAATTCCGCCATCAGTTTTTCGGTTTGTGTGGAAGATAAATTTGGCAATTTCAAAGATTTAAATCCAATTTTGGCCAAAAAATTCAAAGTAGATTTTGATGAAAATGTGACACTTTACACGATCAGACATTTTAATGAAAAAGCTGCTCAAACTGTAGAACAAAACAAAACGGTTTTGCTAAAACAAGTAAGCCGCGAAACGATGCAGATTGTGACAAAGGAAAATTAG
- a CDS encoding GNAT family N-acetyltransferase, whose amino-acid sequence MNIRKGNPTDMQAVLGLIQELAVFENEPDAVLITAEDLIRDGFSETPLFHLFVAEVASEVVGIALYYYRYSTWKGKTIHLEDLVVKEKMRGSGIGFALYSEIIKQGKKDKVRRIEWAVLDWNTPAIDFYIKSGAKILDDWRVAQMDEAGIDAFLENN is encoded by the coding sequence ATGAATATCAGAAAAGGAAATCCCACAGATATGCAAGCCGTTTTGGGACTTATTCAAGAATTGGCCGTTTTCGAAAACGAACCTGATGCCGTGCTTATTACGGCGGAAGATTTAATTCGTGATGGTTTTTCTGAAACACCTTTATTTCACCTATTTGTTGCCGAAGTGGCATCAGAGGTTGTGGGCATTGCTTTGTATTATTACCGCTATTCTACTTGGAAAGGAAAAACAATTCACTTGGAAGATCTTGTGGTGAAAGAAAAAATGCGCGGTTCAGGAATAGGTTTTGCCTTGTATTCTGAAATTATCAAACAAGGCAAGAAAGATAAGGTACGAAGAATTGAATGGGCAGTATTAGACTGGAACACGCCTGCCATAGATTTTTATATAAAATCAGGTGCAAAAATACTCGACGATTGGAGAGTGGCTCAAATGGACGAAGCGGGAATTGACGCCTTTTTAGAAAATAATTAA
- the fbp gene encoding class 1 fructose-bisphosphatase, with translation MEERNKTLGEFIIENQSAFQYSSGELSRIINSIRLAAKVVNYKVNKAGLVDIIGAAGAQNIQGEDQQKLDVYANEVFIQTLVNREIVCGIASEENDEYITVEGNDNCHNNKYVVLMDPLDGSSNIDVNVSVGTIFSVYRRISPIGTPVTIEDFLQPGINQVAAGYVIYSTSTMLVYTTGHGVNGFTLNPAIGTFYLSHPNIQFPKDGIIYSINEGNYVHFPQGVKDYIKYCQLEEEERPYTSRYIGSLVSDIHRNMLKGGIYLYPTSSKSPKGKLRLLYECNPMAFIVEQAGGKASDGFNRIMEIQPTELHERAPFFCGSYNMVEKAEEFMRLAKLSKY, from the coding sequence ATGGAAGAACGCAACAAAACTCTCGGTGAATTTATTATCGAAAATCAATCAGCATTTCAATATTCGTCGGGTGAATTATCCCGAATTATCAATTCCATTCGGCTAGCTGCTAAGGTAGTCAATTATAAGGTAAACAAAGCGGGATTAGTTGATATTATTGGGGCAGCTGGAGCTCAAAATATACAAGGAGAAGACCAACAAAAATTAGATGTTTATGCAAACGAAGTTTTTATTCAAACGCTCGTAAATCGCGAAATTGTTTGCGGTATTGCATCCGAAGAAAACGACGAATACATCACCGTCGAGGGGAATGACAATTGCCATAATAATAAATACGTAGTCTTGATGGATCCGCTCGATGGGTCATCGAACATTGATGTGAATGTTTCTGTTGGAACCATTTTTTCGGTTTATCGTAGAATTTCGCCTATCGGGACACCGGTTACAATCGAGGATTTTTTGCAGCCTGGAATCAATCAAGTGGCAGCGGGCTATGTGATTTATAGCACCTCGACGATGTTGGTTTATACCACAGGTCACGGTGTAAACGGATTTACTCTCAACCCAGCCATCGGAACATTTTACCTTTCGCACCCTAATATTCAATTTCCAAAAGACGGAATTATTTATTCTATCAACGAAGGGAATTATGTGCATTTTCCGCAAGGGGTGAAAGATTATATCAAATATTGTCAGCTCGAAGAGGAGGAAAGACCTTATACTTCAAGATATATCGGAAGTTTGGTTTCGGACATTCATAGAAATATGCTCAAAGGTGGGATTTATTTGTATCCAACGAGTTCAAAATCACCAAAAGGTAAATTGCGGTTGCTTTATGAATGCAATCCTATGGCATTTATTGTGGAACAAGCAGGCGGAAAAGCATCGGATGGTTTTAATAGAATAATGGAAATTCAACCTACTGAATTACACGAAAGGGCCCCTTTCTTCTGTGGAAGTTACAATATGGTAGAAAAAGCGGAAGAATTTATGCGATTGGCCAAATTGAGTAAATACTAA
- a CDS encoding TspO/MBR family protein — translation MNKISKILVVVVTCLVVGYFSGMVTRSAIATWYPTLIKPSFNPPNWIFAPVWTMLYTMMGVAAGLVWNRIEQEKDAVTNALVFFAIQLGLNALWSYLFFGLKNPMLAGIEIIVLWLMIYETYNKFVKINKIAGYLLIPYLLWVSFATVLNASIWWLNR, via the coding sequence ATGAATAAAATTTCCAAAATTTTAGTTGTGGTGGTCACCTGTTTGGTGGTAGGTTATTTTTCGGGAATGGTCACCCGTTCTGCAATAGCGACTTGGTATCCCACCTTGATAAAACCCAGTTTTAATCCGCCCAATTGGATTTTCGCACCCGTTTGGACAATGCTTTATACGATGATGGGCGTTGCGGCAGGGTTGGTTTGGAACCGAATAGAACAGGAAAAAGATGCCGTTACAAATGCCTTAGTTTTCTTTGCAATTCAACTGGGATTGAACGCCCTGTGGTCGTATTTGTTCTTTGGTTTGAAAAACCCAATGTTGGCTGGCATCGAAATCATTGTTTTATGGCTGATGATTTATGAAACGTATAACAAATTTGTAAAAATCAATAAGATAGCTGGTTATTTATTAATTCCATACCTGCTATGGGTGAGTTTTGCCACGGTTTTGAATGCCAGTATTTGGTGGTTGAATCGATAA
- a CDS encoding diphosphomevalonate/mevalonate 3,5-bisphosphate decarboxylase family protein: MFSENDFIPHKYSQSIETGKFEWSSPSNIALVKYWGKKEGKGQQIPANPSVSFTLNNCKTITKLAFAKKQSQDTFSFDLLFEGKPKEEFKPKIEQFFERVLVYLPFLKDYHFTIDTQNTFPHSSGIASSASGMAALAMNLMSLEKALNPEMTEDYFYQKASFLARLGSGSACRSVKGEVVVWGEHKNIKGSSDLFGVEFPNAIHENFKNFQDTILLVDKGEKQVSSSIGHNLMHNHPFAERRFEQAHENLDQLISVFESGNLEEFITIVESEALTLHSMMMTSIPYFILMKPNTLEIINRIWKFRNETKIPVCFTLDAGANVHVLYPESVKESVLQLIKTELVGYCQNGHYICDQIGIGSEKNQ; the protein is encoded by the coding sequence ATGTTTTCAGAAAACGATTTTATTCCGCATAAATATTCCCAATCTATCGAAACTGGAAAATTCGAATGGAGTTCGCCAAGCAACATTGCTTTGGTGAAATATTGGGGCAAAAAAGAAGGGAAAGGGCAGCAAATTCCGGCTAATCCTTCGGTGAGTTTTACTTTGAATAATTGTAAAACGATTACCAAATTGGCTTTCGCCAAAAAACAAAGTCAAGACACTTTCTCTTTTGACTTGCTTTTTGAAGGAAAACCCAAAGAAGAATTCAAACCCAAAATCGAACAATTTTTTGAAAGAGTTTTGGTGTATTTACCGTTTTTGAAAGACTATCATTTTACGATTGATACTCAAAACACCTTTCCGCATAGTTCCGGAATTGCTTCATCGGCTTCAGGAATGGCGGCTTTAGCAATGAACTTGATGAGCTTAGAAAAAGCATTAAACCCCGAAATGACCGAAGATTATTTTTATCAAAAAGCCTCTTTCTTAGCGCGTTTGGGCTCCGGAAGTGCTTGCCGAAGTGTAAAAGGAGAAGTAGTGGTTTGGGGCGAACATAAAAATATAAAAGGAAGCTCGGATTTGTTTGGCGTGGAATTTCCAAATGCCATTCACGAGAATTTCAAGAATTTTCAAGACACCATTTTATTGGTGGACAAAGGCGAAAAGCAAGTTTCGAGCTCTATTGGTCATAATTTAATGCACAATCATCCATTTGCCGAAAGGCGATTCGAGCAAGCTCACGAAAATTTGGATCAATTAATTAGCGTTTTCGAAAGTGGAAATCTAGAGGAATTCATCACCATCGTCGAAAGCGAAGCATTGACTTTACACTCGATGATGATGACTTCGATTCCGTATTTTATCTTGATGAAACCGAACACATTGGAGATTATTAATCGAATTTGGAAGTTCAGAAACGAGACGAAAATACCGGTTTGTTTCACTCTTGATGCCGGTGCCAATGTTCACGTTTTATATCCAGAATCGGTGAAAGAAAGTGTTTTGCAATTAATTAAAACTGAATTAGTTGGCTATTGTCAAAATGGTCATTATATTTGTGACCAGATTGGGATTGGATCTGAAAAAAATCAATAG
- a CDS encoding type II toxin-antitoxin system PemK/MazF family toxin, translating into MSFKKWDIYRANLDPIVGSEQGKSRPVLIISEDYINELLNIVNVLPITSRKMGRQIYPNESLIEANIFGLENESIILCHQIRTLDKSRLSNRFGTISVIEKQNEVIESLCFQLGIEKSK; encoded by the coding sequence ATGAGTTTCAAAAAATGGGATATTTACAGAGCAAATCTAGATCCCATTGTTGGGTCTGAACAAGGAAAATCAAGACCTGTTTTGATTATTAGCGAAGATTATATCAACGAGCTTTTGAATATTGTCAATGTTTTACCAATAACAAGCCGGAAAATGGGAAGACAAATTTATCCAAATGAATCGCTTATTGAAGCAAATATATTTGGTTTAGAAAATGAATCTATAATTTTATGCCATCAAATTAGAACACTAGATAAAAGTCGTTTGTCCAATAGATTTGGAACAATTAGTGTTATTGAGAAGCAAAATGAGGTTATTGAATCCTTATGTTTTCAGTTAGGAATTGAAAAAAGCAAATAA
- a CDS encoding mevalonate kinase family protein, translating into MKGPLFYSKILLFGEYGIIRDSKGLSIPYNFYNGALKREENPSEEAIKSNGHLKRFVSYLETLQSEQPELVTFDLATLKNDVETGMFFDSSIPQGYGVGSSGALVAAIYDKYAQNKITVLENLTREKLLELKTIFSQMESFFHGKSSGLDPLNSYLSIPILINSKDNIEATGIPTQSLNGNGAVFLIDSGIVGETAPMVNIFMEKLKDQGFRKMLKSQFIKHTDACVENFLGGDMKSLFANTKKLSKVVLNNFKPMIPEQFHGIWQNGIESNDYYLKLCGSGGGGYILGFTQDLEKARISLKDYKLEVVYQF; encoded by the coding sequence ATGAAAGGACCTTTATTTTACTCAAAAATATTACTCTTCGGAGAATACGGAATTATTCGTGACTCGAAAGGATTGTCTATTCCTTACAATTTTTATAATGGTGCGCTCAAAAGAGAGGAAAATCCTTCTGAAGAAGCCATAAAATCCAATGGACATTTGAAACGTTTTGTATCTTATTTAGAAACTTTGCAAAGCGAACAACCGGAATTGGTTACTTTCGATTTAGCGACTTTAAAAAATGATGTCGAAACCGGAATGTTCTTTGATTCCAGTATTCCACAAGGGTATGGAGTGGGAAGTAGTGGCGCCTTGGTAGCAGCTATTTACGACAAATATGCCCAAAATAAAATTACCGTTCTAGAAAATTTAACTCGTGAAAAACTATTAGAACTTAAAACGATTTTTTCTCAAATGGAATCCTTTTTCCACGGAAAAAGTTCAGGTTTAGATCCGTTGAACAGTTATTTGAGTATTCCGATTTTAATCAATTCCAAAGACAATATCGAGGCAACAGGCATTCCAACTCAAAGTTTGAACGGCAATGGCGCCGTATTTTTAATCGATTCAGGAATTGTAGGCGAAACCGCTCCGATGGTCAATATTTTTATGGAAAAATTGAAAGACCAAGGATTTAGAAAAATGTTGAAATCCCAATTCATCAAACATACCGACGCTTGTGTCGAAAATTTCTTGGGCGGCGATATGAAATCTTTGTTTGCCAACACCAAAAAACTTTCGAAAGTGGTTTTGAATAACTTCAAACCGATGATTCCAGAGCAATTTCACGGCATTTGGCAAAACGGAATTGAATCCAACGATTATTATCTCAAATTGTGCGGCTCGGGCGGCGGTGGATACATCCTCGGTTTTACGCAAGATCTAGAAAAAGCAAGAATTTCACTTAAAGATTATAAGCTCGAAGTAGTTTATCAATTCTAA